The Caulobacter sp. FWC26 genome contains a region encoding:
- a CDS encoding histidine kinase dimerization/phosphoacceptor domain -containing protein has protein sequence MEDYSEFHRLGQELASGHGVGDPFAAAIKATRMAMIVTDATRDDNPIIFANDAFLRLTGYSREEVIGRNCRFLQGPETDREAASAIRDAVAAGQDIAMDLLNYRKDGSPFWNALYLSPVRNDVGKIVYFFGSQLDVSDKKAIEFRARDHSDGLQQVVEDRTRELTQALEQKTALLHEVDHRVKNNLQLISSLLLLQNRRVPDPAVKASLKGMLGRVNAIATVHRRLFQSEDVERFDVSAFIRDMVADLMGSAMRDDIRVELDLERVEIPAAKAAPFALVVNELLTNALRHGFPEGRGGRIFVGVSRLNGDFRIEITDDGVGLYKETSTSGFGLTIVQLLCQQLKAKCETTDAEPGTRVVVLLPVNGAH, from the coding sequence TTGGAAGACTATTCGGAATTTCACCGGCTCGGCCAGGAACTCGCCTCCGGCCACGGTGTCGGAGACCCGTTCGCCGCCGCGATCAAGGCGACGCGCATGGCCATGATCGTCACCGACGCCACCCGAGACGACAATCCGATCATCTTCGCCAACGACGCTTTCCTGCGCCTCACCGGATACTCCCGAGAGGAAGTGATCGGCCGTAACTGTCGCTTCCTTCAGGGTCCGGAGACGGATCGCGAGGCCGCTAGCGCCATCCGCGACGCCGTAGCGGCGGGCCAGGACATCGCGATGGACCTGTTGAACTATCGCAAGGACGGCTCGCCGTTCTGGAATGCGCTCTATCTGTCTCCTGTACGTAACGACGTCGGCAAGATCGTCTATTTCTTCGGATCGCAACTCGACGTCAGCGACAAGAAGGCCATCGAGTTTCGCGCGCGCGACCATAGCGATGGTCTTCAGCAGGTGGTCGAAGACCGGACGCGGGAACTGACCCAGGCGCTTGAACAAAAGACGGCGCTGCTTCACGAGGTCGACCACCGCGTGAAGAACAACCTTCAGCTGATCTCTAGCCTCCTGCTGCTGCAGAACCGCCGCGTGCCCGATCCTGCAGTGAAGGCGTCGCTGAAGGGCATGCTCGGCCGCGTGAACGCGATCGCGACCGTGCATCGACGCCTGTTTCAGAGCGAGGACGTCGAACGCTTCGACGTCTCGGCGTTCATCCGCGACATGGTCGCAGACCTGATGGGTTCGGCCATGCGCGACGACATTCGCGTGGAGCTTGACCTCGAGCGCGTGGAAATCCCGGCCGCCAAGGCCGCGCCGTTCGCCCTGGTCGTCAACGAACTGCTGACCAACGCGTTGCGGCACGGCTTTCCAGAGGGGCGTGGCGGTCGCATCTTCGTCGGCGTTTCGCGCCTGAACGGCGACTTCCGGATCGAAATCACCGACGACGGCGTTGGTCTGTACAAGGAAACGAGCACGTCCGGCTTCGGTCTCACCATCGTCCAGCTGCTTTGCCAGCAGCTGAAGGCGAAATGTGAAACGACCGACGCGGAACCGGGAACCCGGGTGGTCGTTCTGTTGCCCGTCAATGGGGCGCACTAG
- a CDS encoding response regulator: protein MSRPALDVLIVEDEMLLAIELEHLIEEAGCHPLGCAMSSQEAVALAEQLKPDLALVDVHLSDGPTGVDVARKIADDCGGVALFMTANVKRLPDDFAGACGVIGKPYSEHGVKTALAYLAVCLTQGRAPGPIPVGLTLAPAYAQRWGAEDPLAKSA, encoded by the coding sequence ATGAGCCGGCCGGCGCTCGATGTTCTGATTGTCGAGGACGAGATGCTTCTCGCGATCGAACTCGAACATCTGATCGAGGAAGCCGGTTGTCATCCTCTCGGCTGCGCTATGAGCTCGCAAGAGGCCGTGGCGCTCGCGGAGCAGCTGAAACCGGATCTGGCGCTCGTCGACGTTCATCTCAGCGACGGTCCCACCGGCGTCGATGTCGCCCGCAAGATCGCCGACGACTGCGGCGGCGTGGCGCTGTTCATGACCGCCAACGTCAAACGTCTGCCCGACGATTTCGCCGGCGCCTGCGGCGTGATCGGCAAGCCCTATTCGGAGCACGGCGTGAAGACCGCCCTCGCCTATCTGGCCGTCTGCCTGACCCAGGGGCGCGCGCCGGGTCCGATTCCTGTAGGCCTCACCCTGGCCCCGGCCTACGCGCAGCGCTGGGGCGCCGAAGACCCGCTGGCGAAGTCGGCTTGA
- a CDS encoding SemiSWEET family sugar transporter — MDGPPIAVLVGTLAALLSIGSFAPQIVKTWRERDASAVSLRMYLVTVTGFACWLAYGVMIQAWPVIASNLACLLMSGAMLALKLRFSRSD; from the coding sequence ATGGACGGGCCGCCCATCGCCGTCTTGGTCGGAACGCTGGCGGCTTTACTGTCGATCGGCAGCTTCGCGCCCCAGATCGTCAAGACTTGGCGAGAGCGCGATGCTTCGGCGGTCTCGCTCCGCATGTACTTGGTCACAGTCACCGGGTTTGCGTGCTGGTTGGCCTATGGCGTGATGATCCAGGCCTGGCCGGTGATCGCCTCCAATCTCGCGTGCCTCCTGATGTCCGGCGCCATGCTGGCGCTCAAGCTGCGCTTCAGTCGCTCGGACTAG
- the argB gene encoding acetylglutamate kinase, which translates to MNDVAEEAGWATAKTLAEALPFIQIYDRETVVIKYGGHAMGQEEVAKVFAADAVLLKLLGVHPVVVHGGGPQISRMLDKAGVKSTFVDGLRVTDEATMEVAEMVLSGAINKEIANWITLAGAEADVRGVGLSGKDARLITAEKVTRTKKDPDSNIEQAVDLGFVGEPTKVDPQLIEALLTSEHDYIPVVAPIGVSADGDTFNINADTVAGALAGALKAKRMLMLTDIKGVLDGNGELIREMTIEQARELIATGVATGGMIPKLENAIHAIESGVEAVVILDGRRPHAMLVELFSEHGAGTLIKR; encoded by the coding sequence TTGAACGACGTCGCCGAGGAAGCCGGCTGGGCCACCGCCAAGACCCTGGCCGAAGCCCTGCCCTTTATCCAGATCTACGACCGCGAGACGGTTGTGATCAAATACGGCGGCCACGCCATGGGCCAGGAAGAGGTCGCCAAGGTCTTCGCCGCCGACGCCGTACTGCTGAAGCTTCTGGGCGTCCACCCCGTGGTCGTCCACGGCGGCGGCCCGCAGATCAGCCGGATGCTCGACAAGGCCGGCGTCAAGTCGACCTTCGTGGACGGCCTGCGCGTCACCGACGAGGCGACGATGGAAGTCGCCGAGATGGTCCTCTCAGGGGCCATCAACAAGGAAATCGCCAACTGGATCACGCTGGCCGGCGCCGAAGCCGACGTGCGCGGCGTAGGCCTCTCGGGCAAGGACGCTCGCCTGATCACCGCCGAGAAGGTGACCCGGACCAAGAAGGATCCCGACAGCAATATCGAACAAGCGGTGGACCTGGGCTTTGTGGGCGAACCCACCAAGGTCGACCCGCAGCTGATCGAAGCCCTGCTGACGTCCGAGCACGACTATATTCCGGTCGTCGCCCCGATTGGGGTCTCGGCCGACGGCGACACCTTCAACATCAACGCCGACACCGTGGCCGGCGCCCTGGCCGGCGCGCTGAAGGCCAAGCGCATGCTGATGCTGACCGACATCAAGGGGGTCCTGGACGGAAACGGCGAGTTGATCCGCGAAATGACGATCGAACAGGCGCGCGAGCTGATCGCCACGGGCGTGGCCACCGGCGGCATGATCCCGAAGCTGGAGAACGCCATCCACGCGATCGAGTCCGGTGTCGAGGCTGTTGTCATCCTGGACGGCCGCCGCCCGCACGCCATGCTGGTCGAGCTGTTCAGCGAGCACGGCGCGGGTACGCTCATCAAGCGATGA
- a CDS encoding pyrimidine 5'-nucleotidase — protein MSADLSHIDTWLFDLDNTLYPLETRFMSLIEAKMTDFVARETGLPRDEARALQHGYFQEHGTTLAGLMANHGIEPRRFLDEVHDVSLDCLTPNPDLRLAIAALPGRRLIFTNGSVGHAERVLAHIGLRDLFSEIFAIETADYVPKPALATFDRICKLHDIDPPMTAFFEDSEKNLVPASRMGMTTVLVGPHAAASTSEHVHFRTNDLAEFLNSARLQGSPA, from the coding sequence ATGAGCGCCGACCTCTCCCACATCGACACCTGGCTGTTCGACCTCGACAACACGCTCTACCCGCTCGAAACCCGGTTCATGAGCCTCATCGAGGCCAAGATGACGGATTTTGTGGCACGGGAGACCGGTCTCCCGCGCGACGAGGCGCGCGCGCTGCAACATGGCTATTTCCAGGAGCACGGCACCACCCTGGCCGGACTGATGGCCAACCACGGCATCGAGCCCCGGCGCTTCCTCGACGAGGTGCACGACGTCTCCCTGGACTGCCTGACGCCCAATCCCGACCTGCGCCTGGCGATCGCGGCCCTTCCCGGGCGGCGCCTGATCTTCACCAACGGATCGGTCGGCCACGCCGAGCGGGTGCTGGCGCACATCGGTCTGCGGGACCTGTTCTCAGAGATCTTCGCTATCGAGACAGCGGACTATGTGCCCAAGCCCGCCCTGGCGACTTTCGATCGGATCTGCAAGCTGCATGACATCGATCCGCCGATGACGGCCTTCTTCGAGGATAGCGAAAAGAACCTCGTGCCGGCCTCGCGCATGGGCATGACCACTGTGCTGGTCGGCCCGCACGCGGCCGCCTCGACCTCCGAACACGTTCATTTCCGCACCAATGATCTCGCCGAGTTCCTGAACTCGGCGCGCCTGCAAGGAAGCCCCGCATGA
- the dapD gene encoding 2,3,4,5-tetrahydropyridine-2,6-dicarboxylate N-succinyltransferase produces MTAVSLADLQTEIEAAWEARADVSAATTGPVRTAVEEALRLLDSGEARVAEKIDGEWFTHQWLKKAVLLSFRLNPNAVMRSGALGGGVGPWWDKVANKFDGWDAPQFEAGGFRAVPGAIVRRGAHIGKNVILMPSFVNIGGYVDEGTMVDTWVTVGSCAQIGKNVHLSGGVGIGGVLEPLQANPTIIEDNCFIGARSEVVEGVVVGEGSVLSMGVFISASTKIVDRKTGAVHIGKVPPYSVVVPGNLPDPNGGPGLYCAVIVKTVDAQTRSKTSINDLLRD; encoded by the coding sequence ATGACCGCCGTGAGCCTCGCCGATCTCCAGACTGAAATCGAAGCCGCCTGGGAAGCCCGCGCCGACGTTTCCGCCGCGACCACTGGTCCCGTCCGCACGGCCGTCGAAGAGGCTCTGCGCCTGCTCGACAGCGGCGAGGCCCGCGTCGCCGAGAAGATCGACGGCGAGTGGTTCACCCACCAGTGGCTAAAAAAGGCCGTGCTGCTGTCGTTCCGCCTGAACCCCAACGCCGTGATGCGCTCGGGCGCCTTGGGCGGCGGCGTGGGCCCGTGGTGGGACAAGGTGGCGAACAAGTTCGACGGCTGGGACGCGCCGCAGTTCGAAGCCGGCGGCTTCCGCGCCGTGCCGGGCGCGATCGTCCGTCGCGGCGCCCACATCGGCAAGAACGTCATCCTGATGCCCTCGTTCGTGAACATCGGCGGCTATGTCGACGAGGGCACGATGGTCGACACCTGGGTGACGGTCGGCTCGTGCGCCCAGATCGGCAAGAACGTTCACCTGTCCGGCGGCGTCGGCATTGGCGGGGTGTTGGAGCCGCTGCAGGCCAATCCGACCATCATTGAAGACAACTGCTTCATCGGCGCTCGCTCGGAAGTCGTCGAGGGCGTGGTCGTCGGCGAAGGCTCGGTCCTGTCGATGGGCGTTTTCATCAGCGCCTCGACCAAGATCGTCGACCGCAAGACCGGCGCCGTCCACATCGGCAAGGTGCCGCCGTACAGCGTGGTCGTGCCGGGCAACCTGCCCGACCCCAACGGCGGCCCAGGCCTGTACTGCGCCGTGATCGTGAAGACGGTGGACGCGCAGACGCGGTCGAAGACCTCGATCAACGACCTGCTGCGGGACTAG
- a CDS encoding DUF805 domain-containing protein yields the protein MDYAKLLFGFEGRATRLTYWRIQVMLTAVGATLFILAAFGTIVGGWLGAVPLAFIPPLLLTGFSITVRRLHDRGKGVLWALFFLVGPWVLFAPAGTLRDGASTGAILGASLLALSGFALGAWGWIEIGFVRGAQGANRYGPPPSELRPGDFFKAEART from the coding sequence TTGGACTACGCGAAGCTGCTGTTCGGCTTTGAAGGTCGCGCGACGCGCCTGACCTATTGGCGCATCCAGGTGATGCTCACGGCCGTTGGAGCCACGCTGTTCATCTTAGCGGCCTTCGGAACGATCGTGGGCGGCTGGCTAGGCGCCGTGCCGCTAGCCTTCATCCCACCCCTCCTGCTCACCGGCTTCTCGATCACGGTGCGCCGTCTGCATGACCGGGGGAAGGGCGTCCTCTGGGCGCTCTTCTTCCTTGTCGGTCCGTGGGTGCTTTTCGCCCCCGCTGGCACGCTGAGGGACGGCGCCAGCACGGGGGCGATCCTCGGCGCTTCGCTTCTGGCGCTGAGCGGCTTTGCGCTGGGCGCGTGGGGCTGGATCGAAATCGGCTTCGTGCGCGGAGCTCAAGGCGCTAACCGCTACGGGCCGCCGCCCTCTGAATTGCGGCCAGGGGACTTCTTCAAGGCTGAAGCTAGGACCTGA
- the fmt gene encoding methionyl-tRNA formyltransferase: MRIAFLGTPDFAVTCLAELVASGHEIACVYSQPPAPRGRGQELKPSPVHAFAEGLGLPVRTPVSMKTPEEIEAFKALDLDAAVVVAFGQILVKDVLEAPRHGCFNLHASLLPRWRGAAPIQRAIMAGDAVTGVQVMRMSEGLDEGPILMSEQVAIADDDTAASLHDKLAAVGARLLPVALAAIEREVVHETPQAKDGVTYAKKIKSAEARIDWTRPAVEVDRHIRGLSPFPGAWFEAPSEKGPVRVKALLSRVEAASGAAGTVLDDSLLIACGDGSIRLLKAQREGKGVQDAQAFTRGFPLPMGTVLA; encoded by the coding sequence ATGCGCATCGCCTTTCTCGGCACTCCCGATTTCGCCGTCACCTGCCTCGCCGAACTCGTCGCCTCGGGGCACGAGATCGCCTGCGTCTATTCCCAGCCCCCCGCGCCACGCGGACGCGGCCAAGAGCTGAAGCCCTCACCGGTCCACGCCTTCGCCGAGGGTCTGGGCCTACCGGTTCGTACGCCAGTCTCGATGAAGACCCCGGAGGAGATCGAGGCCTTCAAGGCCCTGGATCTCGACGCCGCGGTCGTGGTCGCCTTCGGCCAAATCCTGGTGAAGGACGTCCTGGAGGCGCCGCGCCACGGCTGCTTCAACCTGCACGCCAGCCTGCTGCCGCGTTGGCGGGGCGCCGCGCCGATCCAGCGGGCGATCATGGCCGGCGATGCGGTGACCGGCGTTCAGGTCATGCGGATGAGCGAGGGCCTCGACGAGGGCCCGATCCTGATGTCCGAGCAGGTGGCCATCGCCGACGATGACACGGCCGCCAGCCTGCACGACAAGTTGGCCGCCGTTGGCGCCCGCCTGCTGCCGGTCGCCCTTGCAGCGATCGAGCGCGAGGTCGTTCACGAAACTCCGCAGGCGAAGGACGGCGTCACCTACGCCAAGAAGATCAAGTCGGCCGAAGCCCGTATCGACTGGACCCGCCCAGCCGTCGAGGTCGATCGCCACATCCGCGGTCTCTCACCCTTCCCCGGCGCCTGGTTCGAGGCGCCGTCGGAGAAAGGTCCCGTCCGCGTGAAGGCCTTGCTGTCGCGTGTCGAGGCCGCCTCGGGCGCCGCTGGAACCGTGCTGGACGACAGCCTGCTGATCGCCTGCGGAGACGGCTCCATCCGCCTGCTGAAGGCCCAGCGCGAGGGCAAGGGCGTGCAGGACGCTCAGGCCTTCACGCGTGGCTTCCCGCTCCCGATGGGAACGGTCCTGGCCTGA
- the truA gene encoding tRNA pseudouridine(38-40) synthase TruA has product MPRYRLLVEYDGRPYAGFQAQATLPSVQGAIEAAVKAFCGQDVRIAAAGRTDTGVHATGQVVHVDLEKDWPAQTVFNALNAHLTREAVSILSAEVAEGDWHARFSANERRYLYRILNRRAPPALDKGRVWHMKKELDHEAMHAAAQHLIGLHDFTTFRDMHCQAKSPVKTLDVARVRRVGEEIHLDFEARSFLHRQVRSMTGTLVEVGAGRWTVDDVKAALEARDRRECGPVAPADGLYLVGVGYGD; this is encoded by the coding sequence ATGCCCCGCTACCGCCTCCTCGTCGAGTATGACGGCCGCCCCTATGCCGGGTTCCAGGCCCAGGCGACCTTGCCCAGTGTGCAAGGCGCGATCGAGGCGGCGGTGAAGGCCTTCTGCGGGCAGGACGTGCGTATCGCCGCCGCCGGCCGCACCGACACAGGCGTCCACGCCACCGGCCAGGTCGTCCATGTCGATCTCGAAAAGGACTGGCCGGCCCAGACGGTGTTCAACGCCCTCAACGCCCACCTGACCCGCGAGGCGGTCTCGATCCTCTCGGCCGAGGTGGCGGAGGGGGACTGGCACGCCCGCTTCTCGGCCAATGAGCGGCGCTACCTCTATCGGATCCTCAACCGTCGCGCCCCGCCGGCCCTGGACAAGGGCCGGGTCTGGCACATGAAGAAGGAGCTCGACCACGAGGCCATGCACGCGGCGGCCCAGCATCTGATCGGCCTGCACGACTTCACCACCTTCCGCGACATGCACTGCCAGGCGAAGAGCCCAGTGAAGACTCTGGACGTCGCCCGCGTGCGCCGGGTCGGCGAGGAGATTCACCTCGACTTCGAGGCACGGTCCTTCCTGCACCGCCAGGTCCGCTCGATGACCGGCACCCTGGTCGAGGTCGGCGCGGGACGTTGGACGGTGGACGATGTGAAGGCGGCGCTGGAGGCCAGGGACCGCCGGGAATGCGGACCCGTCGCGCCGGCCGATGGGCTGTATCTGGTCGGCGTCGGGTACGGCGACTAA
- a CDS encoding NAD(P)H-dependent oxidoreductase: MTATRHRILLLVGHPDPAPERFCRALAEAYANGAAEAGHEVRRADIGPMDVPLLESQAAFQVDDIPRLIRDLRADILWADHLVLVFPLWLGGVPAKLKAALEQVFRGGFGFEVGPKGWNSKLSGRTARMVLTMGMPGAIFRIVFGSHGLKAVTQGVFMLAGVKPARASIVGGVEAIGAGGRTRWLERMRKLGAAAS; the protein is encoded by the coding sequence ATGACCGCGACACGCCATCGGATTCTGCTTCTGGTCGGCCATCCCGACCCCGCCCCTGAACGCTTTTGCCGGGCGCTCGCCGAGGCCTATGCAAATGGGGCGGCGGAGGCGGGGCATGAGGTGCGTCGCGCCGACATCGGCCCGATGGACGTACCCTTGCTGGAAAGCCAGGCGGCTTTCCAAGTGGACGACATTCCCCGCCTGATCCGAGATCTTCGCGCGGACATCCTTTGGGCGGACCATCTGGTGCTGGTCTTCCCCCTCTGGCTGGGCGGGGTGCCGGCCAAGCTCAAGGCCGCGCTGGAGCAGGTGTTTCGGGGCGGGTTCGGATTTGAGGTCGGTCCCAAGGGCTGGAACTCGAAGCTCTCGGGTCGCACGGCGCGCATGGTGCTGACCATGGGCATGCCCGGGGCGATCTTCCGGATCGTCTTCGGGTCGCACGGCCTCAAGGCGGTGACGCAGGGCGTCTTCATGCTCGCGGGCGTCAAGCCGGCCCGCGCGTCGATCGTCGGCGGCGTCGAGGCCATCGGCGCCGGCGGCCGGACCCGGTGGTTGGAGCGGATGAGGAAGCTGGGCGCCGCCGCGAGTTAG
- a CDS encoding glutaminase, which produces MKALSIPDVLAEVAVLVKPHFGKGRPADYIPQLAIVPGTKFGMAVRTVDGGEHVIGDADEGFSVQSITKVFALGLALNRLGDETWTRVGKEPSGTPFNHLSLLEAEQGVPRNPFINAGALAVTDVLMDVTRDPAALVRDFAGFLCDERLEIDSAVATSELAHAWQNRAIASLMRGKGTITHDPEAVVAAYCRQCALTMSCRQLARAFLPLAAGGFSPIAQETVFPERLTRRLNALLLTCGIYDSVGSFAYRVGLPAKSGVGGGIVAVIPGKATVAVWSPELDRFGTSVVGTAALEAFSQITNCSVL; this is translated from the coding sequence ATGAAGGCGCTCTCGATCCCCGATGTCTTGGCCGAGGTGGCCGTACTGGTGAAGCCGCATTTCGGCAAGGGCCGACCGGCCGACTACATCCCCCAACTCGCGATCGTGCCGGGAACGAAGTTCGGTATGGCCGTCCGCACGGTCGATGGCGGCGAACACGTCATCGGCGACGCAGACGAGGGCTTTTCGGTCCAGAGCATCACCAAGGTCTTCGCCCTCGGCCTCGCCTTGAACCGGCTGGGCGACGAGACCTGGACGCGGGTCGGCAAGGAGCCGTCCGGCACCCCGTTCAACCACCTGTCGCTGCTGGAGGCCGAGCAGGGCGTGCCGCGCAATCCGTTCATCAACGCGGGCGCCCTGGCGGTGACCGATGTGCTGATGGACGTCACCCGCGATCCGGCGGCGCTGGTCCGCGACTTCGCAGGTTTCCTCTGCGATGAGCGGCTGGAGATCGACTCGGCGGTGGCGACCTCAGAACTGGCGCATGCCTGGCAGAACCGCGCCATCGCCAGCCTGATGCGCGGCAAGGGCACCATCACCCATGACCCGGAGGCGGTGGTCGCCGCCTATTGCCGCCAGTGCGCGCTGACCATGAGCTGTCGCCAGCTGGCCCGCGCCTTCCTGCCGCTGGCCGCCGGCGGCTTCTCGCCGATCGCCCAGGAGACGGTGTTCCCCGAGCGCCTGACCCGCCGCCTTAACGCCCTGCTGCTGACCTGCGGCATCTATGACAGCGTCGGCAGTTTCGCCTATCGCGTCGGCTTGCCGGCCAAGAGCGGGGTGGGCGGCGGCATCGTCGCGGTCATTCCTGGCAAGGCGACGGTCGCGGTCTGGTCGCCGGAGCTGGATCGGTTCGGGACGAGCGTGGTTGGCACGGCGGCGCTGGAGGCGTTCAGCCAGATCACCAACTGCTCGGTGCTGTAG